A region of Lycium barbarum isolate Lr01 chromosome 3, ASM1917538v2, whole genome shotgun sequence DNA encodes the following proteins:
- the LOC132629913 gene encoding histone deacetylase HDT1 isoform X1 — translation MEFWGAEVKSGEPLTVQPGDGMVLHLSQASLGELKKAESACLSVSIDGKKLVLGTLNSEKVPQQQFDLVFDRDFELSHNLKSGSVYFFGYKATNPFEEEEDDEDDEDESDEDIPLTLANNGKPEDKVKEAGKSGKASASGKQKVKIVEPSKDDEDESSDDEMSEDEDDSEGDDEDDDSDESEEETPKKAEPAKKRKADSATKTPVTDKKAKLTTPQKTDGKKGAVHVATPHPSKQASKTPKSAGSHHCKPCNRSFGSESALESHSKAKHSAGK, via the exons GTGCTGAGGTGAAAAGTGGTGAGCCTTTAACTGTACAGCCTGGAGATGGGATGGTTTTGCATCTTTCACAG GCATCTCTAGGTGAGTTGAAGAAGGCAGAAAGTGCCTGCTTGTCCGTGAGTATTGATGGCAAGAAACTTGTTCTTGGGACACTCAACTCAGAGAAGGTGCCTCAACAGCAGTTTGACCTGGTTTTTGATAGAGACTTTGAATTATCTCACAACTTGAAAAGTGGAAGTGTCTACTTTTTTGGTTACAAGGCCACTAACCCGTTTGAGGA GGAAGAGGATGATGAAGATGACGAAGATG AGTCTGATGAGGACATCCCCCTCACTCTTGCAAACAATG GAAAGCCTGAGGATAAGGTTAAGGAGGCAGGGAAATCAGGAAAGGCTTCTGCTTCAGGGAAGCAAAAGGTGAAGATTGTGGAACCTAGTAAAGATGATGAAGACGAGAGTTCTGATGATGAAATGTCTGAGGATGAAGATGATTCTGAG GGTGACGACGAGGATGATGATTCTGATGAGAGTGAGGAGGAAACTCCAAAGAAG GCTGAGCCTGCAAAAAAGAGGAAGGCAGATTCGGCTACAAAGACACCTGTCACAGATAAAAAGGCAAAATTGACAACTCCTCAAAAAACTG ATGGCAAAAAAGGTGCTGTCCATGTAGCAACACCTCACCCCTCAAAACAAGCCAGTAAGACTCCAAAATCAGCTGGATCTCATCACTGCAAGCCTTGCAACAG GAGTTTTGGTTCTGAAAGTGCTCTGGAATCTCACTCAAAAGCTAAGCACAGTGCTGGAAAGTAA
- the LOC132629913 gene encoding histone deacetylase HDT1 isoform X2, whose product MEFWGAEVKSGEPLTVQPGDGMVLHLSQASLGELKKAESACLSVSIDGKKLVLGTLNSEKVPQQQFDLVFDRDFELSHNLKSGSVYFFGYKATNPFEEEEDDEDESDEDIPLTLANNGKPEDKVKEAGKSGKASASGKQKVKIVEPSKDDEDESSDDEMSEDEDDSEGDDEDDDSDESEEETPKKAEPAKKRKADSATKTPVTDKKAKLTTPQKTDGKKGAVHVATPHPSKQASKTPKSAGSHHCKPCNRSFGSESALESHSKAKHSAGK is encoded by the exons GTGCTGAGGTGAAAAGTGGTGAGCCTTTAACTGTACAGCCTGGAGATGGGATGGTTTTGCATCTTTCACAG GCATCTCTAGGTGAGTTGAAGAAGGCAGAAAGTGCCTGCTTGTCCGTGAGTATTGATGGCAAGAAACTTGTTCTTGGGACACTCAACTCAGAGAAGGTGCCTCAACAGCAGTTTGACCTGGTTTTTGATAGAGACTTTGAATTATCTCACAACTTGAAAAGTGGAAGTGTCTACTTTTTTGGTTACAAGGCCACTAACCCGTTTGAGGA GGAAGAGGATGATGAAGAT GAGTCTGATGAGGACATCCCCCTCACTCTTGCAAACAATG GAAAGCCTGAGGATAAGGTTAAGGAGGCAGGGAAATCAGGAAAGGCTTCTGCTTCAGGGAAGCAAAAGGTGAAGATTGTGGAACCTAGTAAAGATGATGAAGACGAGAGTTCTGATGATGAAATGTCTGAGGATGAAGATGATTCTGAG GGTGACGACGAGGATGATGATTCTGATGAGAGTGAGGAGGAAACTCCAAAGAAG GCTGAGCCTGCAAAAAAGAGGAAGGCAGATTCGGCTACAAAGACACCTGTCACAGATAAAAAGGCAAAATTGACAACTCCTCAAAAAACTG ATGGCAAAAAAGGTGCTGTCCATGTAGCAACACCTCACCCCTCAAAACAAGCCAGTAAGACTCCAAAATCAGCTGGATCTCATCACTGCAAGCCTTGCAACAG GAGTTTTGGTTCTGAAAGTGCTCTGGAATCTCACTCAAAAGCTAAGCACAGTGCTGGAAAGTAA
- the LOC132629914 gene encoding enolase-like, which translates to MATITSVKARQIFDSRGNPTVEVDVSCSNGVFARAAVPSGASTGVYEALELRDGGSDYLGKGVSKAVNNVNSIIGPALIGKNPTDQTALDNFMVHELDGTQNEWGWCKQKLGANAILAVSLAVCKAGAAVRNVPLYKHIADLAGNKKLVLPVPAFNVINGGSHAGNKLAMQEFMILPVGAANFKEAMKMGSEIYHHLKAVIKKKYGQDATNVGDEGGFAPNIQENKEGLELLKTAIEKAGYTGKVVIGMDVAASEFYLKDKSYDLNFKEENNDGKAKISGDQLKDLYKSFVSEYPIVSIEDPFDQDDWEHYAKMTTEMGEQVQIVGDDLLVTNPKRVAKAIAEKSCNALLLKVNQIGSVTESIEAVKMSKKAGWGVMTSHRSGETEDTFIADLAVGLSTGQIKTGAPCRSERLAKYNQLLRIEEELGSEAVYAGASFRMPVEPY; encoded by the exons ATGGCAACTATCACATCCGTTAAGGCCCGTCAGATCTTTGACAGTCGTGGTAATCCAACGGTCGAG GTTGATGTATCTTGCTCAAATGGTGTATTTGCTAGAGCTGCTGTTCCTAGTGGTGCATCCACAG GAGTCTATGAAGCCCTTGAATTGAGGGATGGAGGATCTGACTACCTCGGAAAGGGTGTTTCAAAG GCTGTTAACAATGTCAACTCAATTATTGGCCCTGCTCTCATCGGAAAG AACCCAACTGATCAAACTGCTCTTGATAACTTCATGGTTCATGAGTTAGATGGAACTCAAAACGAGTGGGGTTGGTGCAAACAAAAG CTTGGTGCAAATGCTATCCTTGCTGTGTCACTTGCTGTGTGTAAAGCTGGTGCTGCTGTCAGGAATGTTCCACTTTACAAG CACATTGCTGACCTGGCTGGTAACAAAAAGTTGGTATTGCCAGTTCCCGCCTTCAATGTGATTAACGGTGGATCTCATGCTGGAAACAAACTGGCAATGCAG GAATTCATGATCTTGCCTGTTGGAGCTGCTAATTTCAAGGAGGCCATGAAGATGGGCTCTGAAATCTATCATCATTTGAAG GCTGTGATTAAGAAGAAATATGGTCAGGATGCCACAAATGTCGGTGATGAGGGTGGTTTTGCTCCTAATATCCAG GAGAACAAGGAAGGTCTTGAATTGCTCAAGACAGCCATTGAGAAAGCCGGTTATACCGGAAAG GTGGTCATTGGAATGGATGTTGCTGCATCTGAATTCTACCTGAAGGACAAATCTTATGACCTGAACTTCAAAGAAGAG AACAATGATGGCAAAGCAAAGATTTCAGGTGACCAACTCAAGGATTTATACAAGTCATTTGTGTCTGAGTACCCTATTGTTTCAATCGAAGATCCATTTGACCAAGATGACTGGGAGCACTATGCTAAGATGACTACTGAGATGGGAGAACAAGTACAGATTGTTGGAGATGATCTCCTTGTCACCAACCCTAAG AGGGTTGCCAAGGCAATTGCAGAGAAGTCTTGCAATGCACTTCTTCTCAAG GTTAACCAAATTGGCAGTGTGACCGAGAGTATTGAAGCTGTGAAAATGTCTAAGAAGGCAGGTTGGGGTGTAATGACCAGTCACCGCAG TGGAGAAACCGAAGATACCTTCATTGCTGATCTTGCTGTCGGTTTGTCAACG GGACAAATCAAGACTGGAGCTCCTTGCAGGTCAGAGCGTCTCGCCAAGTACAACCAG CTCTTGAGGATCGAAGAGGAACTTGGATCAGAGGCCGTATACGCAGGAGCAAGCTTCCGCATGCCCGTCGAGCCCTACTAA